The following proteins are co-located in the Candidatus Accumulibacter cognatus genome:
- a CDS encoding phospho-N-acetylmuramoyl-pentapeptide-transferase, protein MLLVLTQWLAQDVRAFNVFGYITLRTVLSAMTALIISFIAGPRLIRWLAAKKIGQAVRRDGPETHLIKSGTPTMGGALILIAIVITTLLWGDLSNRYVWVVLIVTVGFGGIGWYDDWQKVVHRNPRGLPARWKYIWQSAIGLVVALYLGLTASGPAQLELIVPFFKTVSYPLGIFGFIVLSYLVVVGTSNAVNLTDGLDGLAIMPTVMIANALAIFAYVAGNAVYAKYLFLPYIPGAGELAIFLGAMAGAGLGFLWFNAYPAEVFMGDVGALALGAALGTVAIIVRQEIVLAIMGGIFVAETLSVAAQVLYYRWSGGRRIFRMAPLHHHFELGGWKETQVVVRFWIITIMLVLVGLSTLKLR, encoded by the coding sequence ATGCTGTTGGTGTTGACGCAATGGTTGGCACAGGACGTGCGGGCCTTCAATGTGTTCGGGTATATCACCCTGCGCACGGTGCTGTCTGCAATGACCGCGCTGATCATTTCCTTCATTGCCGGACCACGCTTGATCCGCTGGCTGGCCGCCAAGAAGATCGGCCAGGCGGTGCGGCGCGATGGCCCGGAAACGCATCTGATCAAGTCCGGCACACCGACCATGGGCGGAGCCCTGATTTTGATTGCCATTGTCATCACCACGCTGCTGTGGGGCGACCTCAGTAATCGTTACGTGTGGGTGGTGCTGATCGTGACCGTTGGCTTCGGTGGCATCGGCTGGTACGACGACTGGCAAAAAGTAGTGCATCGCAATCCGCGAGGCCTGCCGGCACGCTGGAAGTATATCTGGCAGTCGGCTATCGGTCTGGTAGTAGCGCTCTATCTCGGCCTGACGGCCAGCGGGCCGGCACAGCTCGAGCTGATCGTTCCCTTCTTCAAGACCGTTTCCTATCCACTCGGTATCTTCGGCTTCATTGTCCTCAGTTACCTGGTCGTCGTCGGCACCAGCAATGCCGTTAACCTGACCGATGGTCTCGATGGCCTGGCGATCATGCCGACTGTAATGATCGCCAACGCCCTGGCCATCTTCGCCTACGTTGCCGGTAACGCCGTCTATGCCAAGTACCTGTTCCTGCCGTACATCCCGGGCGCGGGTGAACTGGCGATCTTCCTTGGAGCGATGGCGGGTGCCGGACTTGGTTTCCTGTGGTTCAACGCTTACCCGGCGGAAGTGTTCATGGGAGATGTCGGCGCCCTGGCACTGGGTGCAGCGCTCGGTACTGTGGCCATCATCGTCCGCCAGGAGATCGTGCTGGCGATCATGGGGGGCATATTTGTGGCCGAAACGCTATCGGTGGCTGCCCAGGTTCTCTACTACAGATGGAGCGGAGGTCGGCGGATTTTCCGCATGGCGCCGCTGCACCACCATTTCGAACTCGGTGGCTGGAAAGAGACGCAGGTGGTCGTCCGCTTCTGGATCATCACCATCATGCTGGTGCTGGTCGGCTTGTCGACTCTGAAGCTGCGCTGA
- the murF gene encoding UDP-N-acetylmuramoyl-tripeptide--D-alanyl-D-alanine ligase: MMDLLAAARATAARLIGDNVTFCGVSTDSRSIAAGELFVALRGENFDGHEYVAAAQMRGAVAAVVAADAGENLRALGLPLLQVTETRLSLGALAADWRSRFKLPLLAVTGSNGKSTTKEMIASILKVAFAEAVLSTQGNYNNDIGLPLTLLRLNSTHRAAIIEMGMNHPGEIAYLAGIARPTVALVTNAQRAHLAGMGSLEAIASEKGSIYSGLDENGIAVFNADDLWADLWRAQSRGLGVMTFGFEQAADVTGTSTLHGLENRLNVCAPQGRFEVLLALPGQHNARNALAAATACLAAGVSLEAVQAGLTNFRGLKGRLQRRLALHDSVLLDDTYNANPDSVRAGIDVLATTIGKKVLVLGDMGEIGEMSAQFHDEIGGYAKSQGIDRLLALGEASALAAHNFGSGGEHYTHVDQLVEALTAELTPETTILVKGSRFMRMERVANAISVPAPEGGE; encoded by the coding sequence ATGATGGATCTCCTCGCTGCGGCACGTGCCACGGCTGCCAGACTGATCGGCGACAACGTGACCTTCTGCGGTGTATCGACCGACAGCCGTAGCATTGCTGCCGGCGAGCTTTTCGTTGCGCTGCGCGGCGAGAACTTCGATGGTCACGAATACGTGGCGGCAGCCCAGATGCGTGGCGCGGTCGCCGCGGTCGTTGCTGCAGACGCGGGCGAGAACTTGCGTGCGCTGGGTTTGCCACTGTTGCAGGTGACCGAGACCCGGCTATCGCTAGGTGCCCTGGCGGCCGATTGGCGGAGTCGTTTCAAACTGCCGCTGCTCGCCGTAACCGGCAGCAATGGCAAGAGCACAACCAAGGAGATGATTGCCAGCATCCTCAAGGTGGCTTTTGCCGAGGCAGTATTGTCTACGCAGGGTAATTACAACAACGACATCGGCCTGCCCTTGACACTGCTCAGGCTAAACTCCACCCATCGCGCGGCGATCATCGAGATGGGCATGAATCATCCCGGTGAAATCGCTTATCTGGCGGGCATCGCCCGTCCCACGGTTGCCTTGGTGACCAATGCCCAGCGCGCCCATCTTGCCGGAATGGGCTCGCTGGAGGCGATAGCCAGCGAAAAGGGCAGTATCTACAGTGGTCTTGATGAAAATGGCATTGCCGTCTTCAATGCCGACGACCTTTGGGCCGATTTGTGGCGTGCCCAGAGTCGTGGGCTCGGAGTGATGACTTTCGGCTTTGAGCAGGCGGCTGATGTGACTGGCACATCCACCCTGCATGGTCTCGAAAATCGCCTCAACGTCTGCGCTCCGCAGGGTCGGTTCGAAGTCCTGCTAGCGCTGCCGGGCCAGCACAATGCGCGCAATGCCCTCGCTGCGGCCACGGCCTGTCTGGCGGCCGGCGTCTCGCTGGAAGCAGTACAGGCCGGACTGACCAACTTCCGCGGCCTCAAGGGACGGCTGCAGCGACGCCTTGCCCTGCATGACTCGGTGCTGCTCGACGATACCTATAACGCCAACCCCGACTCAGTGCGCGCGGGCATCGACGTACTTGCGACGACGATCGGCAAAAAGGTGCTGGTGCTCGGCGACATGGGCGAAATCGGCGAGATGAGCGCCCAGTTTCACGACGAAATCGGCGGTTACGCCAAGAGCCAGGGAATCGATCGCCTGCTCGCGTTGGGTGAAGCCAGCGCCCTTGCTGCCCATAACTTTGGCTCTGGTGGAGAGCACTACACGCATGTCGACCAACTGGTCGAAGCCTTGACTGCCGAACTCACCCCGGAGACCACCATCCTCGTCAAGGGATCGCGTTTCATGCGCATGGAACGGGTGGCCAATGCCATCAGCGTTCCGGCGCCCGAGGGGGGCGAGTAA